One window from the genome of Nicotiana tomentosiformis chromosome 5, ASM39032v3, whole genome shotgun sequence encodes:
- the LOC138892488 gene encoding uncharacterized protein, translating into MPTGKLAKWKNLLSKFDIVYITQKAIEGQALAYHLAENPVDGDYERLTTYFTDEEVLFAGEDIAKLYSGWRMFFDGAANFKGGGIGTVLVSESGQHYPASANIRFLCTNNVAEYEACILGIRMAVDMNIKELLVIGDLDLLIHQVQGEWSTENVKILSYLHYVKELCKKFTKIEFKHVPRIQNEFANALASLSSMIQHPNKNYIDPI; encoded by the coding sequence ATGCCTACCGGAAAGCTAGCTAAGTGGAAAAATCTCCTCAgcaaatttgacattgtgtacataactcaaAAGGCTATCGAAGGACAAGCTTTAGCCTACCACCTTGCCGAGAATCCAGTGGATGGGGATTACGAACGACTTACAACATATTTCACCGATGAAGAAGTACTCTTTGCCGGGGAAGATATTGCAAAATTATACTctggatggagaatgtttttcgatggagcagcaaacttcaaaggaggcGGGATTGGGACAGTCCTGGTTTCGGAATCTGGACAACACTATCCGGCATCTGCAAATATAAGATTCCTTTGTACCAATAATGTGGCTGAATACGAGGCATGCATCCTTGGAATCAGAATGGCagtcgacatgaacatcaaagaacttttggtcataggagatttAGATTTGCtgatacaccaagtccaaggAGAATGGTCCACTGAGAATGTCAAGATATTGTCGTACCTACACTACGTGAAGGAGCtgtgcaagaagttcacaaaaaTTGAGTTCAAGCACGTCCCCAGAATTCAGAACGAGTTCGCCAACGCCCTTGCGAGCTTATCATCTATGATTCAGCATCCAAacaagaactacatcgacccCATCTAG